A window from Variovorax sp. PBL-E5 encodes these proteins:
- the hemE gene encoding uroporphyrinogen decarboxylase has product MPFAPLQNDTFLRACWRQATPHTPVWLMRQAGRYLPEYVATRARAGSFMGLATNVDFATEVTLQPLERYPLDAAILFSDILTVPDAMGLGLSFEAGEGPRFARPVRDEAAITALEVPDMGKLRYVFDAVASIRRALDGRVPLIGFSGSPWTLACYMVEGAGSSDYRQVKTLLYSRPDLMHRLLAVNADAVAAYLNAQIDAGAQAVMLFDSWGGVLADGAFQAFSLAYTKRVLSKLQRDGADGQPVPRIVFTKGGGLWLEAMQALDCEVLGLDWTVNLGRARALMGEGPNGKALQGNIDPNVLFAPPSVIEAEVTKVLQSFGRPHVDGSATGPTHIFNLGHGISQFTPPDHVAALVHAVHAQSRAMRA; this is encoded by the coding sequence ATGCCCTTCGCGCCTCTGCAAAACGATACTTTCCTACGCGCCTGCTGGCGCCAAGCGACCCCGCACACGCCGGTCTGGCTGATGCGCCAGGCCGGACGCTACCTGCCCGAGTACGTGGCGACACGCGCCCGGGCCGGCAGCTTCATGGGGCTGGCAACCAACGTCGACTTCGCCACCGAAGTCACGCTGCAGCCGCTCGAGCGCTATCCGCTGGACGCGGCCATCCTGTTCTCCGACATCCTGACCGTGCCCGACGCCATGGGCCTGGGCCTGTCGTTCGAGGCCGGCGAGGGGCCGCGCTTCGCCCGGCCGGTACGCGACGAAGCGGCGATCACCGCACTCGAAGTGCCCGACATGGGCAAGCTGCGCTACGTGTTCGACGCCGTCGCCTCGATCCGCCGTGCACTCGACGGCCGGGTGCCGTTGATCGGCTTCTCGGGCAGCCCCTGGACGCTCGCCTGCTACATGGTCGAAGGCGCAGGGTCGAGCGACTACCGGCAAGTCAAGACGCTGCTCTACAGCCGCCCCGACCTGATGCATCGCCTGCTCGCCGTGAATGCCGATGCCGTCGCCGCGTACCTCAACGCGCAGATCGACGCCGGTGCGCAGGCCGTGATGCTGTTCGACAGCTGGGGCGGTGTGCTGGCGGACGGCGCCTTCCAGGCCTTCAGCCTCGCCTACACGAAGCGTGTGCTGTCGAAGCTCCAGCGCGATGGCGCCGACGGCCAGCCGGTGCCGCGCATCGTGTTCACCAAGGGCGGCGGACTCTGGCTCGAGGCCATGCAGGCGCTCGATTGCGAAGTCCTGGGTCTGGATTGGACCGTCAACCTGGGTCGCGCGAGAGCGCTCATGGGTGAAGGCCCGAACGGCAAGGCGCTGCAGGGCAATATCGACCCCAACGTGCTGTTCGCGCCGCCATCGGTCATCGAGGCCGAGGTCACGAAAGTGCTGCAGAGTTTCGGAAGACCGCATGTCGACGGCAGCGCGACGGGGCCCACTCACATCTTCAATCTGGGCCATGGCATCAGCCAGTTCACGCCACCCGACCATGTCGCGGCGCTGGTCCATGCCGTGCACGCGCAGTCGCGTGCCATGCGCGCCTGA
- a CDS encoding protein-disulfide reductase DsbD family protein: MAFSLPLRFAGILLAALATCMPAAAQLSSRVGSVVTTPHVRAELIADAPDGVAPGAPIWVGLQITHQPQWHTYWKNPGDSGLPTELAWSLPAGVSAGEIVWPVPKKIPIGNLANYGYEDTVLLPVPLTVAPDFKPPLALTGGGELDVRLKASWLVCRQECVPEEGEFLLKLPLQSSTALHKSDFDAALAAQPAALTKPGEVAVVGKRLQVRLDDLPAFVRGKTLEFFPETGDVIHTAAVQGKDWTQAWQGDSWTADVPLDDQRSASPAVMPIVVALAESDRQAGQPVAWRTEAPVSGDWPPAAAAKTEVPPALTAALAANAAAAAAPLRPSGSFATALLGALLGGLLLNLMPCVFPVLAIKVLGFTRRADDGHGHRRAALAYAAGVVLSFLALGGAMLALRAAGAQLGWGFQLQSPAVVAALAALFTLIGLNLVGVFEFRTLAPVSLCSAQARHPVVDDFLSGVLAVVIASPCTAPFMGASLGFAISLPAAQALLMFAVLGFGLALPYLVAGFVPAVAHLLPRPGAWMETVRRLLAFPIFATVAWLVWVLGQQSGIDGAGALLGLLVCLAAIVWALTLRGRTRMVVASLLIVVTALLGAAIGGNVLRNAAPAVAASEGGRWQTWSAARATELAASGRPVFVDFTAAWCVTCQYNKRSTLSDAALLADFDARKVAMLRADWTRRDPAITEALTALGRSGVPVYVLQAPGKPPVVLTEILSKDEVRAALAAL; the protein is encoded by the coding sequence ATGGCCTTTTCGCTTCCTCTTCGTTTCGCGGGCATCCTGCTCGCCGCGCTCGCCACTTGCATGCCGGCGGCCGCGCAACTGTCCTCCCGCGTCGGATCCGTCGTCACGACGCCGCACGTGCGGGCCGAGCTCATTGCCGATGCGCCGGATGGCGTCGCTCCGGGTGCGCCGATCTGGGTCGGGCTGCAGATCACGCACCAGCCGCAGTGGCACACCTACTGGAAGAACCCCGGCGATTCCGGATTGCCGACCGAACTCGCCTGGTCGCTGCCGGCCGGCGTTTCCGCCGGCGAGATCGTCTGGCCGGTGCCGAAGAAGATCCCGATCGGCAACCTGGCCAACTACGGCTACGAAGACACCGTGCTGCTGCCGGTGCCGCTGACCGTGGCGCCGGACTTCAAGCCACCGTTGGCGCTCACGGGCGGCGGCGAACTCGATGTCCGACTCAAGGCCTCCTGGCTGGTTTGCCGGCAGGAGTGCGTGCCCGAGGAAGGCGAGTTCCTGCTCAAGCTGCCGCTCCAGAGTTCGACCGCGCTGCACAAGAGCGACTTCGATGCCGCGCTGGCCGCGCAGCCTGCGGCGCTGACGAAACCCGGCGAAGTCGCCGTGGTCGGCAAGCGGCTGCAGGTGCGGCTCGACGACCTGCCGGCGTTCGTGCGTGGCAAGACGCTGGAATTCTTTCCCGAGACAGGCGATGTGATCCACACGGCGGCGGTCCAGGGCAAGGACTGGACGCAGGCCTGGCAAGGGGACAGCTGGACGGCTGACGTGCCGCTGGACGACCAGCGCAGCGCAAGCCCGGCCGTGATGCCGATCGTGGTGGCGCTCGCGGAAAGTGATCGGCAAGCGGGCCAGCCGGTCGCCTGGCGCACCGAAGCGCCGGTGAGCGGCGACTGGCCACCCGCCGCTGCGGCGAAGACGGAGGTACCGCCGGCGCTGACGGCGGCACTCGCAGCCAACGCCGCCGCCGCGGCAGCGCCGTTGCGACCTTCCGGCAGTTTTGCAACGGCGCTGCTGGGTGCGCTGCTCGGCGGCCTGCTGCTGAACCTGATGCCCTGCGTGTTTCCCGTGCTGGCGATCAAGGTGCTGGGCTTCACCCGCCGCGCGGATGACGGCCACGGCCATCGGCGGGCTGCGCTGGCCTACGCGGCCGGCGTGGTGCTCTCGTTCCTGGCGCTGGGCGGGGCGATGCTGGCGCTGCGCGCTGCCGGCGCACAGCTCGGCTGGGGCTTCCAACTGCAGTCGCCGGCGGTGGTCGCGGCGCTCGCGGCGCTGTTCACGCTGATCGGGCTCAACCTCGTCGGCGTGTTCGAGTTCCGCACCCTGGCGCCGGTCTCGCTCTGCTCGGCGCAGGCCCGGCATCCGGTCGTCGACGATTTTCTGTCGGGCGTGCTGGCCGTGGTGATCGCCTCGCCCTGCACCGCGCCGTTCATGGGCGCGTCGCTCGGTTTCGCGATCAGTCTGCCGGCCGCGCAGGCCTTGTTGATGTTCGCGGTGCTTGGTTTCGGCCTGGCGCTGCCGTACCTGGTCGCCGGCTTCGTGCCTGCGGTGGCCCACCTGCTGCCCAGGCCCGGCGCGTGGATGGAAACCGTGCGCAGGTTGCTCGCATTCCCGATCTTCGCCACGGTGGCCTGGCTGGTCTGGGTGCTCGGCCAGCAGAGCGGCATCGACGGCGCTGGCGCATTGCTCGGCCTGCTGGTGTGCCTGGCGGCCATCGTCTGGGCGCTGACGCTGCGTGGCCGCACGCGCATGGTGGTGGCCAGCCTGTTGATCGTCGTCACCGCGCTGCTGGGCGCCGCCATCGGCGGCAACGTGCTTCGAAACGCCGCGCCGGCCGTCGCGGCCTCCGAGGGCGGGCGTTGGCAAACCTGGTCGGCCGCACGCGCCACCGAGCTCGCGGCGTCGGGAAGGCCGGTGTTCGTCGACTTCACGGCGGCCTGGTGCGTGACCTGTCAGTACAACAAGCGCAGCACGCTGTCGGATGCCGCGCTGCTGGCCGATTTCGACGCCAGGAAGGTGGCCATGCTGCGCGCCGACTGGACGCGCCGCGATCCGGCCATCACCGAGGCGCTGACGGCGCTGGGCCGCAGCGGTGTGCCGGTCTACGTGCTCCAGGCGCCGGGCAAGCCGCCCGTCGTGCTGACGGAAATTCTGAGCAAGGACGAGGTCCGCGCAGCGCTCGCGGCACTTTGA
- a CDS encoding YbhB/YbcL family Raf kinase inhibitor-like protein: MLEKLPGAIGHALHDVRAGLDAIVFNTLGLRQGMGSISVTSLAFADHAPLPPRYTADGEGLSPPVQWTGVPSNAASLVLVVEDADSPTPHPLVHAIAVDLPAGDGALAEAALASTDTPGTGVHTGRNSYLQAAWLPPDPPPGHGVHRYAFQLFALDAAPTFSQAPGRDEVFDALRAHALASGLLIGTCERPDGSIKIDEAAPVGPVIAG; the protein is encoded by the coding sequence ATGCTCGAAAAACTGCCCGGCGCGATCGGTCACGCACTGCACGACGTGCGTGCCGGGCTCGACGCGATCGTCTTCAACACTCTCGGTCTGCGCCAGGGCATGGGCTCGATCTCCGTGACCAGCCTGGCCTTTGCCGACCATGCGCCCCTGCCGCCACGCTACACCGCCGATGGCGAAGGCCTGTCGCCGCCGGTGCAATGGACCGGCGTGCCCTCGAATGCGGCCTCGCTGGTGCTGGTGGTCGAAGATGCCGACTCGCCGACGCCGCATCCGCTGGTGCACGCGATCGCGGTGGACTTGCCGGCCGGCGACGGCGCCTTGGCCGAGGCGGCGCTTGCCAGCACCGATACGCCGGGCACGGGCGTTCACACCGGACGCAATTCGTACCTCCAGGCTGCGTGGCTGCCGCCCGATCCGCCGCCGGGACATGGCGTGCATCGCTACGCCTTCCAGCTCTTCGCGCTCGACGCGGCACCGACGTTCTCGCAGGCGCCGGGCCGCGACGAGGTGTTCGATGCCCTGCGCGCGCACGCGCTTGCGAGCGGCTTGCTGATCGGCACCTGCGAGCGGCCCGATGGCTCGATCAAGATCGACGAAGCGGCACCCGTCGGCCCGGTGATTGCCGGCTGA
- a CDS encoding LacI family DNA-binding transcriptional regulator yields MNPDTTRRVTIKDVAREAGVSPTTVSHALNARGQVDARTRARVEKAALKLGYRPNRHAQRLRTGEAHMIVLLSSMPFAVAGGPSRLGFLMEIAAVAASAALDRSLALVLAPPMESGQVPLELLDVDGALVIEPSAGDPNMEYLKRRGLPVVAIGKPGGARSAVPYVDIHSAQTTRLLLDHLYAQGARKVAMILGSAQRNSYLEAQAAYREVVTARRQPFLLSLADEVRGEDGGREAARALLAAHPDIDALCVPVDAFAAGAVKAIAESGRRIPQDVMVATRYDGVRARTCNPPLTAVDLHLEQVAHEAIDLLFDHLRGDLSRRAVAGPAADLVARESSARKSTGG; encoded by the coding sequence ATGAATCCCGATACGACGCGGCGGGTGACCATCAAGGACGTCGCCCGGGAAGCGGGGGTGTCGCCGACCACGGTGTCGCACGCACTGAACGCGCGCGGCCAGGTCGATGCGCGCACCCGGGCGCGGGTCGAGAAGGCAGCGCTCAAGCTGGGCTACCGGCCGAACCGCCATGCCCAGCGGCTGCGCACCGGCGAAGCGCACATGATCGTTCTGCTGTCGTCGATGCCTTTCGCGGTGGCCGGCGGCCCGTCGCGCCTGGGCTTCCTGATGGAGATCGCGGCGGTCGCGGCCAGCGCGGCGCTCGATCGCAGTCTGGCCCTGGTGCTGGCACCGCCGATGGAAAGCGGACAGGTTCCGCTGGAACTTCTGGACGTGGACGGCGCGCTGGTCATCGAGCCCTCGGCCGGCGATCCCAACATGGAGTACCTCAAGCGCCGGGGCTTGCCGGTGGTGGCGATCGGAAAGCCCGGCGGCGCCCGCAGCGCGGTGCCCTACGTCGACATCCATTCCGCGCAGACCACGCGGCTGCTGCTCGATCATCTCTACGCGCAGGGGGCCCGCAAGGTCGCGATGATCCTGGGCTCCGCGCAGCGCAATTCCTATCTGGAGGCGCAGGCGGCCTACCGGGAGGTCGTCACCGCGCGAAGGCAGCCGTTCCTGCTGTCGCTGGCCGACGAAGTCCGCGGCGAGGACGGTGGCCGCGAAGCGGCGCGTGCGCTGCTGGCGGCGCATCCCGACATCGACGCCTTGTGCGTGCCGGTCGACGCCTTCGCGGCCGGCGCGGTGAAGGCGATCGCCGAATCGGGCCGACGCATTCCACAGGACGTGATGGTCGCGACGCGCTACGACGGTGTTCGCGCGCGCACCTGCAATCCGCCGCTCACGGCCGTGGATCTGCACCTGGAGCAGGTCGCCCACGAAGCCATCGATCTGCTGTTCGACCACCTGCGAGGCGACCTGAGCCGCCGAGCGGTGGCCGGGCCGGCCGCCGACCTCGTGGCACGCGAATCGTCCGCGCGCAAAAGCACGGGCGGCTGA
- a CDS encoding creatininase family protein: protein MSAPASRFWSRLTTRDFGALDPATTVAVLPLGATEQHGPHLPLGVDSTLVDGIVAAALPLLPADVPVLFLPTQQIGLSPEHASFPGTLTLSAETLIRLWREIGAGVARTGVRKLVFFNAHGGHVGAMDIVARELRAAHGLIVYSVSWFNLPLGDAGAQFSADEHRFGVHAGEIETSMMLALAPEQVVMGEARDFGSTSRQRAADYAILGNGRSAKLGWAMEDYNIEGAAGNAAAATPEKGRAVVDAAGRQLAALLREVSQLPLATANNARQD, encoded by the coding sequence ATGTCCGCACCTGCCAGCCGTTTCTGGTCTCGCCTCACGACGCGCGATTTTGGCGCGCTCGATCCGGCCACGACCGTGGCGGTGCTGCCGCTGGGTGCGACCGAGCAGCACGGGCCGCATCTGCCGCTCGGCGTGGATTCGACGCTGGTGGACGGCATCGTCGCGGCCGCGTTGCCGCTGCTGCCCGCCGATGTGCCGGTGCTCTTCCTGCCGACCCAGCAGATCGGCCTCAGCCCCGAACACGCGAGTTTCCCGGGCACCCTGACGCTGTCGGCCGAAACGCTGATCCGGCTCTGGCGCGAGATCGGCGCCGGCGTGGCGCGCACCGGCGTGCGCAAGCTGGTGTTCTTCAATGCGCATGGCGGTCACGTCGGTGCCATGGACATCGTCGCGCGCGAGCTGCGCGCGGCGCACGGGCTCATCGTCTACAGCGTCAGTTGGTTCAACCTGCCCCTGGGCGACGCCGGCGCGCAGTTCAGCGCCGACGAGCATCGCTTCGGCGTCCATGCGGGCGAGATCGAGACCTCGATGATGCTGGCGCTGGCGCCCGAGCAAGTGGTCATGGGCGAGGCGCGCGATTTCGGTTCGACCTCGCGTCAGCGCGCGGCCGACTACGCGATCCTCGGCAATGGCAGGAGCGCGAAGCTCGGCTGGGCCATGGAGGACTACAACATCGAAGGCGCTGCGGGCAACGCTGCCGCGGCGACGCCCGAAAAAGGCCGCGCAGTGGTCGATGCCGCTGGCCGCCAGCTCGCAGCGTTGCTCCGGGAAGTGTCGCAGCTGCCGCTCGCCACCGCGAACAACGCAAGGCAAGACTGA
- a CDS encoding thioredoxin family protein: protein MTSPSSSNSRSYRAARNARAALSRASRRAVMAAAVALGATFLMGTNAIAAPAVGQQAPDFVAVDTSGKQHRLSDFAGRFVVLEWTNPGCPFVRKHYGSGNMPATQKAATDKGVVWLAINSTERAASDYLQAPALEAWMKEHAASPTAVLMDEDGVIGQAYGARTTPHLFIIDPKGVLVYAGGIDSMPSTRVDDIKTATNYVSQALGEAFGGKAISVTASRPYGCSIKYKS from the coding sequence ATGACCTCGCCGTCATCCTCCAACTCGCGCTCCTACCGTGCCGCACGCAACGCGCGTGCAGCGCTGAGCCGCGCCTCGCGCCGCGCCGTGATGGCTGCGGCCGTGGCGCTCGGTGCCACCTTCCTGATGGGGACGAACGCCATCGCCGCCCCGGCCGTCGGCCAGCAGGCGCCCGATTTCGTCGCCGTCGACACCAGCGGCAAGCAGCATCGGCTGTCCGACTTCGCGGGCAGGTTCGTGGTGCTCGAATGGACCAACCCCGGCTGCCCCTTCGTGCGCAAGCACTACGGCAGCGGGAACATGCCCGCCACGCAGAAGGCCGCGACCGACAAGGGCGTGGTCTGGCTCGCGATCAACTCGACCGAACGCGCGGCGAGCGACTACCTCCAGGCGCCGGCGCTCGAGGCCTGGATGAAGGAGCACGCGGCATCGCCCACCGCCGTCCTGATGGACGAGGACGGCGTGATCGGCCAGGCCTACGGCGCACGCACCACGCCGCATCTCTTCATCATCGACCCGAAAGGCGTGCTGGTGTATGCCGGCGGCATCGACAGCATGCCTTCGACGCGCGTCGACGACATCAAGACCGCCACCAACTACGTGAGCCAGGCACTGGGCGAAGCCTTCGGCGGCAAAGCGATCTCGGTGACGGCCAGCAGACCCTACGGCTGCTCGATCAAATACAAGAGCTGA
- a CDS encoding sulfite exporter TauE/SafE family protein, with translation MSLDHLLLISLVVFFAAFVQGSTGVGFALIAAPVVGILQPALLPVCVLVLMLPLNLYVVWRERTAVDRVGAGWITGGRILGTAGGLWVLAALSASHLSLFVGASTIAAALVTLVMPAFSPGRPAFIAAGLVTGVTETATGIGGPPLALVYQHQAAPTMRSTVALCFLVGELVSLVTLMVAGRISASQLSAATSLLPALVVGAVLSRMVHRRVNGGFLRVFVQVFAIVSGLVLLVRAF, from the coding sequence GTGAGCCTCGATCATCTTCTCCTCATCTCCCTCGTCGTTTTCTTCGCGGCCTTCGTCCAGGGCTCGACCGGCGTCGGCTTCGCGCTGATCGCCGCGCCGGTGGTCGGCATCCTGCAGCCGGCCTTGCTGCCGGTCTGCGTGCTGGTGCTGATGCTGCCGCTCAATCTGTACGTGGTGTGGCGCGAGCGCACGGCGGTCGACCGCGTCGGCGCGGGCTGGATCACGGGCGGGCGCATCCTGGGCACCGCGGGCGGCCTCTGGGTGCTGGCGGCGCTGAGTGCCAGCCACCTGTCGCTGTTCGTCGGCGCCTCGACGATCGCCGCCGCGCTCGTCACGCTGGTGATGCCGGCCTTCTCGCCGGGCCGGCCGGCCTTCATCGCGGCCGGGCTGGTCACCGGCGTCACCGAGACGGCGACCGGCATCGGCGGTCCGCCGCTGGCGCTGGTGTATCAGCATCAGGCCGCGCCCACCATGCGCTCGACCGTCGCGCTGTGCTTTCTCGTGGGCGAGCTGGTGTCGCTGGTCACGCTGATGGTGGCGGGGCGCATCAGCGCGTCGCAGCTTTCCGCCGCGACGAGCCTGCTGCCGGCGCTGGTGGTGGGCGCCGTGCTCAGCCGCATGGTCCATCGCCGCGTCAACGGGGGATTTCTGCGGGTCTTCGTCCAGGTCTTCGCGATCGTGTCGGGCCTCGTGTTGCTGGTGCGCGCTTTCTGA
- a CDS encoding uracil-xanthine permease family protein, whose translation MSRVSDTPAVDAVLPLGQLLVFGLQHVLVMAAVPITSVFLVAKALGLSQALTVNLISATFLLCGVGTLLQSFGPWKFGARLPFVMVPGGAPIVMFLTIAQQRDLQTASGAVILTALFYFVVLPVFSRCLKYFPKIVIGTLLLLVSINLVKVYGGIIAGRAGTPGFADPANIGLALATIGFTVVFARLFKGMLGQLAVLLGLLAGSIVAALFGMMDFSGVAAGPVWSAPTLLPFGMPHFDVVAAVPLLIFSVISMVEATGQTVAVAEVVGRPIDPRDVVPRTIRGDALMSLIGGFFGTSMIITSGENIGIVRATNVRSRYVTATAGAILILVALSAPLGRLFNAIPSAVVGGTAMVVFAIIGTMGIDMLRKVDLHERGNMFVLAGALTMGLLPILVPGLYSKFPDTLQLVLGNGLAMGSLTAIVLNIVFHHFSAARTEAAVNETAPASQ comes from the coding sequence ATGTCCCGTGTATCCGATACGCCTGCCGTCGACGCCGTGCTGCCCCTGGGGCAATTGCTCGTGTTCGGCTTGCAGCATGTGCTGGTGATGGCGGCCGTGCCCATCACCTCCGTCTTCCTGGTGGCCAAGGCACTGGGCCTGTCGCAGGCGCTGACGGTGAACCTGATCAGCGCGACCTTTCTGCTGTGCGGCGTGGGCACGCTGCTGCAGTCCTTCGGTCCCTGGAAGTTCGGTGCCCGGCTGCCCTTCGTGATGGTGCCGGGCGGCGCGCCGATCGTGATGTTTTTGACCATCGCGCAGCAGCGGGATCTGCAGACTGCCTCGGGCGCGGTCATCCTCACGGCCTTGTTCTACTTCGTGGTACTGCCGGTGTTCTCGCGCTGCCTGAAGTACTTTCCGAAGATCGTCATCGGCACGCTGCTGCTGCTGGTCTCGATCAACCTGGTGAAGGTGTACGGCGGCATCATCGCGGGCCGGGCCGGGACGCCCGGCTTCGCGGACCCGGCGAACATCGGGCTCGCGCTCGCGACCATCGGTTTCACGGTGGTGTTCGCGCGCCTCTTCAAGGGCATGCTGGGCCAGCTTGCCGTGCTGCTGGGCCTGCTCGCGGGCTCGATCGTCGCCGCGCTGTTCGGCATGATGGACTTCAGCGGCGTCGCAGCCGGACCGGTCTGGAGCGCGCCAACGCTGCTGCCCTTCGGCATGCCGCATTTCGACGTGGTCGCGGCCGTGCCGCTCCTGATCTTCAGCGTCATCTCGATGGTCGAGGCCACCGGCCAGACCGTGGCCGTGGCCGAAGTCGTGGGCCGGCCGATCGACCCGCGCGACGTGGTGCCGCGCACCATCCGCGGCGATGCGCTGATGTCGCTCATCGGTGGCTTCTTCGGCACCTCGATGATCATCACCAGCGGCGAGAACATCGGCATCGTGCGGGCCACCAACGTGCGCTCGCGCTATGTGACGGCGACGGCCGGAGCGATCCTCATCCTGGTCGCACTGTCGGCACCGCTCGGGCGGCTGTTCAACGCCATTCCGTCGGCGGTGGTCGGTGGCACGGCGATGGTGGTCTTCGCGATCATCGGCACCATGGGCATCGACATGCTGCGCAAGGTCGACCTGCACGAGCGCGGCAACATGTTCGTGCTCGCGGGGGCCTTGACGATGGGTCTGCTGCCGATCCTGGTGCCGGGGCTGTACAGCAAGTTCCCGGATACGCTGCAGCTGGTGCTCGGCAACGGCCTCGCGATGGGCTCGCTCACGGCCATCGTGCTGAACATCGTCTTTCATCATTTCTCCGCTGCGCGCACCGAGGCGGCCGTGAACGAGACGGCGCCTGCTTCGCAATGA
- a CDS encoding amidohydrolase family protein, with translation MTTLPNAMFPELDVAQLAADELLLVPDHLMLRDGPVTDHAVLVSGHKFRDLGPAEVLAARYPRLVPVRLPGKLLMPGMIDAHHHLTQSFGKSLAYGEPSEIFRRVWVPLESSLDDEFVFLVSKLAALESLRGGFTTVCDAGTRAKGDIGAVAAATREAGLRCVLGLICNDGGNDSSAAERAALKAQAERFLQQWSDDPLVHPSLAISVPEAASDEMLVAVSKLCADARTIFQTHVNEHLASVERSVVQRGMRPLELLAHLGALGPQVLIAHGTLVTPPELNLLRQTDTAVSYNPVASQWKGNAVAPAQMMAALGIRFGLGTDATRSDGFRLMDAAEAAQKLAFGLGIGDASCGGGWTWFDHATHAGAKAIGLGHRIGEIAVGKEADFLIVDIDTPEMCTSVDLTWDLVRLGNRDQITAVFVAGRLRLWQGWPPDWDARTLQRQVSRIAHEAIARAPIQRLHPPAAEHRLLSAANSRTPQ, from the coding sequence ATGACCACCCTTCCGAACGCCATGTTCCCTGAACTCGATGTCGCGCAACTCGCGGCCGACGAGCTGCTGCTCGTCCCTGACCACCTGATGCTGCGCGACGGTCCGGTGACCGACCATGCCGTGCTGGTCTCGGGCCACAAGTTCCGCGACCTCGGGCCTGCCGAGGTGCTCGCAGCGCGCTATCCGCGGCTCGTGCCCGTGCGCCTGCCCGGCAAGCTGCTGATGCCGGGGATGATCGATGCGCACCACCATCTCACGCAGTCCTTCGGCAAGTCGCTGGCCTATGGCGAGCCGTCCGAGATCTTCCGCCGCGTCTGGGTTCCGCTCGAGTCGAGCCTGGATGACGAGTTCGTCTTTCTGGTTTCCAAGCTTGCGGCGCTGGAGTCGCTGCGCGGCGGCTTCACCACCGTCTGCGATGCGGGCACGCGCGCCAAGGGCGACATCGGCGCCGTCGCCGCCGCCACGCGCGAGGCCGGACTGCGCTGCGTGCTGGGCCTGATCTGCAACGACGGCGGCAACGACAGCAGCGCCGCCGAGCGCGCGGCGCTGAAGGCGCAGGCGGAGCGCTTCCTGCAGCAATGGTCGGACGATCCGCTGGTACACCCCTCGCTTGCGATCTCGGTGCCCGAGGCGGCCTCGGACGAGATGCTGGTCGCCGTGTCGAAGCTCTGCGCCGACGCGCGCACGATCTTCCAGACCCACGTCAACGAGCACCTGGCCTCGGTCGAGCGCTCGGTCGTGCAGCGCGGCATGCGGCCGCTCGAACTGCTGGCGCATCTGGGCGCGCTCGGCCCGCAGGTGCTGATCGCGCACGGCACCCTGGTCACGCCGCCGGAACTGAACCTGCTGCGGCAGACCGACACCGCCGTGAGCTACAACCCGGTGGCCAGCCAGTGGAAGGGCAATGCGGTGGCACCGGCGCAGATGATGGCCGCGCTCGGCATCCGATTCGGGCTGGGCACCGATGCGACCCGCAGCGACGGCTTCCGTCTGATGGATGCGGCCGAGGCAGCGCAGAAGCTTGCCTTCGGCCTCGGCATCGGCGACGCCTCCTGCGGCGGCGGCTGGACGTGGTTCGACCATGCGACCCACGCGGGCGCGAAAGCCATCGGCCTCGGCCACCGGATCGGCGAGATCGCGGTCGGCAAGGAGGCCGACTTCCTGATCGTCGACATCGACACGCCCGAGATGTGCACCTCGGTCGATCTGACCTGGGACCTGGTGCGCCTGGGCAACCGGGACCAGATCACCGCCGTCTTCGTCGCCGGGCGCCTGCGCCTGTGGCAGGGATGGCCGCCGGATTGGGACGCCCGGACCCTTCAGCGGCAGGTATCGCGGATCGCGCACGAGGCGATCGCCCGCGCGCCCATCCAGCGCCTGCATCCGCCCGCGGCCGAACACCGCCTTCTTTCCGCCGCCAACAGCCGGACGCCACAGTGA
- a CDS encoding alanyl-tRNA editing protein, with product MTDDLFRSDAYLRDCEARILRVDEAGIVLDRTVFYPQGGGQAGDSGRLLLPDGRELAIADTRKAKDAEGRPTAEILHVPAPEQADLLAGLKPGDAVTVRLDWERRHKLMRFHTATHLLCHLVPQPVNGCSITPEYARLDFHMTDPLDKELLTAGLARLVAAAHPLTVGAITDDELDANPALVKSMSVQPPRGTGTVRTVRIGDAEQIDFQPCGGTHVANTEEIGAVVVTKIEKKSANSRRVMLGWAS from the coding sequence ATGACCGACGACCTGTTCCGCTCCGACGCCTACCTGCGCGACTGCGAGGCGCGCATCCTGCGCGTCGACGAGGCCGGCATCGTGCTCGACCGCACCGTGTTCTATCCACAGGGCGGCGGCCAGGCCGGCGACAGCGGCCGGCTGCTTCTGCCTGATGGCCGCGAACTTGCGATCGCCGATACGCGCAAGGCCAAGGACGCCGAGGGCCGCCCGACGGCCGAGATCCTTCACGTGCCCGCACCCGAACAGGCCGATCTGCTCGCCGGCCTGAAGCCGGGCGATGCGGTGACGGTCCGGCTCGACTGGGAACGCCGCCACAAGCTGATGCGCTTCCACACCGCGACGCATCTGCTGTGCCATCTGGTTCCGCAGCCGGTCAACGGCTGCTCGATCACGCCCGAGTACGCACGGCTCGATTTCCACATGACGGATCCGCTCGACAAGGAACTGCTCACGGCCGGCCTCGCCCGGCTGGTCGCGGCGGCCCATCCGCTCACGGTGGGCGCGATCACCGACGACGAACTCGACGCCAACCCGGCGCTCGTCAAGAGCATGAGCGTGCAGCCGCCGCGCGGCACCGGCACGGTCCGCACGGTCCGCATCGGCGATGCCGAGCAGATCGACTTCCAGCCCTGCGGCGGAACCCATGTGGCGAACACCGAGGAGATCGGCGCCGTGGTCGTGACCAAGATCGAAAAGAAGAGCGCCAACAGCCGCCGGGTGATGCTCGGATGGGCGTCATGA